A genomic window from Haladaptatus caseinilyticus includes:
- the secY gene encoding preprotein translocase subunit SecY yields MGWKETAEPVLTRMPAVQRPEGHVPFKRKLAWTAGILVLYFFLTNVTLYGVNTSTDLFGQFRSLLAGAQGSVLHLGIGPIVTASIVLQLLGGADLLGLDTDDPRDQVLYQGLQKLLVVVMICLTGLPMVFVGGFFQPQDALVAALGSPMAVKWLIFAQIFIGAIFVLFMDEIVSKWGVGSGIGLFIIAGVSQSLVGGLFSPRGLGNQVGLIPQWFDIITGNAGNVPSLLTGEGIQFLLIGQGQLIALITTVLIFAIVVYAESVRVEIPLSHARVKGARGRFPVKLIYASVLPMILVRALQANIQFLGRILNSQLGGLPAWLGSYSQGQPTGGLFYYFAPIQAPRDWMWWAGTIAQEPWQVLLRVAIDLAFMVVGGAIFAVFWVETTDMGPEATAKQIQNSGMQIPGFRQNTGVIEKVMERYIPQVTVLGGALVGLLAVLANMLGTIGAVSGTGLLLTVSITYKLYEEIAEEQLMEMHPMMREMFGG; encoded by the coding sequence ATGGGTTGGAAAGAAACCGCAGAGCCGGTTTTAACGCGGATGCCCGCCGTCCAGCGCCCAGAGGGGCACGTGCCCTTCAAGCGGAAGCTGGCGTGGACGGCCGGTATCCTCGTGTTGTATTTCTTCTTAACGAACGTCACTCTGTACGGGGTGAACACGAGCACTGACCTTTTCGGCCAGTTCCGCTCACTGCTCGCGGGTGCACAGGGGTCCGTGCTACATCTCGGTATCGGTCCCATCGTCACGGCGAGCATCGTCCTCCAACTGCTCGGCGGTGCCGACCTTCTGGGATTAGATACGGACGATCCCCGCGACCAGGTGCTCTATCAGGGCCTCCAGAAGCTGCTGGTGGTCGTGATGATCTGTCTGACGGGGCTGCCGATGGTGTTCGTCGGCGGGTTCTTCCAGCCGCAGGATGCGCTCGTCGCGGCGCTTGGCTCCCCGATGGCCGTCAAGTGGCTCATCTTCGCGCAGATATTCATCGGCGCTATCTTCGTCCTGTTCATGGACGAGATCGTGAGCAAATGGGGCGTCGGGAGCGGTATCGGGCTGTTCATCATCGCCGGTGTCAGCCAGAGCCTCGTCGGCGGGCTGTTCTCGCCGCGCGGCCTCGGTAACCAAGTCGGCCTCATCCCACAGTGGTTCGACATCATTACGGGCAACGCCGGCAACGTTCCGTCGCTGTTGACCGGTGAGGGTATCCAGTTCCTCCTGATCGGTCAGGGACAACTCATCGCGCTCATCACGACGGTGCTCATCTTCGCCATCGTCGTCTATGCGGAGAGCGTCCGCGTCGAAATTCCGCTCAGCCACGCACGAGTGAAGGGTGCCCGCGGCCGCTTCCCCGTGAAACTCATCTACGCGAGCGTCCTGCCGATGATCCTCGTCCGCGCCCTGCAAGCGAACATCCAGTTCCTCGGGCGCATTCTCAATAGCCAGCTTGGTGGTCTTCCGGCGTGGCTCGGCAGCTATTCGCAAGGTCAGCCCACTGGTGGCTTGTTCTACTACTTCGCGCCGATTCAGGCACCACGGGATTGGATGTGGTGGGCCGGAACGATCGCCCAAGAGCCATGGCAGGTCCTGCTCCGCGTTGCGATCGACCTGGCGTTCATGGTCGTCGGCGGGGCTATCTTCGCCGTCTTCTGGGTCGAGACGACGGACATGGGTCCGGAGGCGACGGCGAAACAGATTCAGAACTCCGGCATGCAAATCCCCGGTTTCCGCCAGAACACGGGCGTCATCGAGAAGGTGATGGAGCGGTACATCCCACAAGTCACCGTCCTCGGCGGCGCGCTGGTCGGTCTGCTGGCCGTGCTGGCGAACATGCTCGGTACCATCGGTGCGGTCTCCGGTACGGGACTTCTGCTGACGGTCTCCATCACGTACAAGCTCTACGAGGAAATCGCCGAAGAGCAGTTGATGGAAATGCATCCGATGATGCGCGAGATGTTCGGCGGCTAA
- a CDS encoding AI-2E family transporter, producing MNRERGFLLFLIVVFGLLALLLVKPFLQFVLAAILLSYVLYPLQRRLAPRIGPRVSALFLLIVTTLVVLVPVATLLFVAAQQALEIFGAILRGDPQILELLRLVERYTGIVIEGRNIREFIPSDGTSQLLQNAMSIFGGISDALIGITVLAFLLYYLLVDGDTFLRWVRRSTPLPASVQDELYGEMNRVMWGVLVGNVLVAVVQGMLTGVGLAIAGVPGVVFWTVVTTLLSLLPLIGASVVWLPASAYLFFANRPVSAAFLFVYGTFVVSLSDNYLRPVVSGHEARLNPGLLVVGIFGGVYAFGFMGLFFGPIVLGVLRSLVTVFAREYAPRV from the coding sequence ATGAACAGGGAACGTGGGTTTTTGCTGTTTTTGATCGTCGTGTTCGGCCTGCTCGCGTTACTGCTCGTCAAACCGTTTCTTCAGTTCGTTCTTGCCGCGATTCTGCTGAGCTACGTCCTCTACCCGCTTCAAAGACGGCTCGCACCCCGTATCGGTCCGCGAGTGTCCGCACTCTTCCTTCTCATCGTGACGACGCTCGTCGTCCTCGTCCCCGTTGCGACGCTTCTCTTCGTCGCCGCTCAGCAAGCGCTCGAGATCTTCGGAGCGATCCTCCGTGGTGACCCGCAGATTCTCGAACTACTCCGCCTCGTCGAGCGTTACACCGGCATCGTCATCGAGGGACGCAACATACGCGAATTCATTCCTTCCGACGGTACGTCACAACTGTTGCAAAACGCGATGAGCATCTTCGGAGGGATTTCGGACGCCCTCATCGGCATTACGGTGCTGGCGTTTCTCCTCTACTATCTCCTCGTCGATGGCGACACGTTTCTTCGCTGGGTTCGCCGGAGTACGCCGCTTCCGGCATCGGTGCAGGACGAACTGTACGGTGAGATGAATCGAGTGATGTGGGGTGTATTGGTTGGAAACGTCCTCGTCGCCGTCGTGCAGGGAATGCTTACGGGTGTCGGCCTCGCCATCGCGGGCGTTCCGGGCGTGGTGTTCTGGACGGTCGTGACGACGCTTCTTTCCTTGCTTCCCCTTATCGGCGCGTCCGTCGTTTGGCTGCCCGCTTCAGCATATCTGTTCTTCGCGAACCGTCCGGTTTCGGCCGCGTTCCTGTTCGTCTACGGAACGTTCGTCGTCAGCCTTTCGGACAACTACCTCCGTCCCGTGGTCAGCGGCCACGAGGCACGACTCAACCCCGGCCTGCTCGTCGTCGGCATCTTCGGTGGCGTCTACGCGTTCGGATTCATGGGTCTCTTTTTCGGTCCGATCGTCCTCGGTGTGCTCAGGTCGCTCGTCACCGTCTTTGCCCGTGAATATGCACCTCGGGTATAG
- a CDS encoding uL15m family ribosomal protein — MSKKRRQRGSRTHGGGTHKNRRGAGNRGGRGRAGRAKHEFHNYEPLGKHGFKRPEDAKDTVRTVSVQKLDEDAALFAAEGVAEETDDGYEIDARDVVDDGWDADAVKVLGGGQVRNSLDVTADAFSATAVELLEEADGSAVLSDRAEEEEEASDDDAEDEAE, encoded by the coding sequence ATGAGTAAGAAACGACGCCAACGTGGCTCGCGCACGCACGGCGGCGGGACGCACAAGAACCGCCGCGGTGCGGGTAACCGCGGTGGACGCGGACGCGCAGGCCGCGCCAAACACGAGTTCCACAACTACGAACCGCTCGGAAAGCACGGGTTCAAACGACCCGAAGACGCAAAAGACACGGTGCGCACCGTGTCCGTGCAGAAACTCGACGAGGACGCTGCACTCTTCGCGGCAGAGGGTGTCGCCGAAGAGACCGACGACGGCTACGAAATCGACGCACGCGACGTCGTCGATGACGGCTGGGACGCCGACGCCGTCAAGGTGCTCGGCGGCGGCCAGGTTCGCAACAGCCTCGATGTGACCGCGGACGCCTTCTCGGCGACCGCAGTCGAGCTCCTCGAGGAAGCGGACGGCAGTGCCGTCCTCAGCGACCGCGCCGAAGAGGAAGAGGAAGCGTCGGACGACGACGCAGAAGACGAAGCCGAGTAG
- a CDS encoding NosD domain-containing protein translates to MRTAWALTTLSLVLALTLVGGGGIEGTVGQQTVEADTRQERIDSCTTISDPGQYVLTTDVTNSRVDTCVRVRANDVVLDGRGNSVDGVGAFGSAGVLVTGRTNVTVRNVVATDWDDGVRFTGTRNATIERTTTARNRVGLSLVSLRSGTVENNTARSNAVAGVFLVGTSEDNTLRNTTATDNALVGVQLVEARENRIVGTVARGNEFGIALLGANRNTVTGSVATGNDIAGIWLSAASDTVVRNNRVTNRFYGIYLADGARNNIVESNTARGNPVGVRLRSSDRNRILSNRVSNSSDTGILLISSDKNRVVDNVGTGNRRGIIVSPSSRDTTLSNNSVEERGR, encoded by the coding sequence ATGCGAACGGCATGGGCTCTGACTACGCTTTCGCTCGTTCTCGCTTTGACGCTCGTCGGTGGGGGCGGAATCGAGGGAACGGTGGGCCAACAGACGGTCGAAGCGGACACGCGACAGGAGCGGATCGATTCCTGCACGACGATTTCGGATCCGGGCCAGTACGTTCTCACGACTGACGTGACGAACAGTAGGGTCGATACCTGTGTTCGAGTGAGAGCGAACGACGTGGTGCTCGACGGACGAGGAAACAGTGTCGATGGCGTCGGCGCGTTCGGTTCTGCCGGCGTCCTCGTCACCGGAAGGACGAACGTTACGGTTCGGAACGTGGTGGCGACCGATTGGGACGACGGAGTTCGGTTCACTGGTACCCGGAATGCGACCATCGAGCGGACGACGACGGCTCGGAACCGAGTTGGCCTTTCCCTCGTCTCACTTCGAAGCGGGACTGTCGAGAACAACACTGCCCGCTCGAACGCCGTAGCTGGCGTCTTCCTCGTCGGTACGAGCGAGGACAATACGCTCAGAAACACGACAGCGACCGATAACGCGCTGGTCGGCGTGCAACTCGTCGAAGCACGAGAAAACAGAATCGTCGGCACCGTCGCCCGTGGCAACGAGTTCGGCATCGCCCTGCTCGGCGCGAACCGAAACACGGTGACAGGAAGTGTCGCGACTGGAAACGACATCGCGGGGATTTGGCTCTCGGCAGCCAGCGATACCGTCGTTCGAAACAATCGAGTGACGAACCGATTTTACGGGATTTACCTCGCCGACGGTGCACGAAACAACATCGTCGAGTCGAACACGGCACGGGGAAACCCGGTCGGCGTTCGGCTCCGGTCGAGCGACCGGAATCGAATTCTCAGTAATCGAGTATCGAACAGCAGTGACACCGGAATTCTCCTCATTTCGAGTGACAAAAATCGGGTTGTCGACAACGTCGGAACCGGAAATCGACGTGGAATTATCGTGTCACCGTCTTCACGAGACACGACCCTCTCCAACAATTCGGTCGAAGAACGGGGACGATGA
- the rpmD gene encoding 50S ribosomal protein L30: MRAVVQIRGEVDMTQGVRDTLGMLNLHKVNHCALVPETETYRGMVTKVNDWVAHGEPGQEVLETVLSKRAQPLEGSDDVDEEWLAENTEYADFAELSEALLDEETTLREQGLTPVLRLHPPRGGHEGIKHPTKEGGQLGKHTTEEINELLESMR; the protein is encoded by the coding sequence ATGAGAGCAGTCGTCCAGATTCGCGGTGAGGTAGACATGACGCAGGGTGTCCGTGACACGCTCGGCATGCTCAACCTCCACAAGGTCAATCACTGCGCGCTGGTCCCGGAAACGGAGACCTACCGCGGAATGGTGACCAAGGTCAACGACTGGGTCGCACACGGCGAACCCGGCCAGGAAGTCCTGGAAACGGTGCTGTCCAAGCGAGCGCAGCCGCTCGAAGGAAGCGACGACGTTGACGAGGAATGGCTCGCAGAGAACACGGAGTACGCCGACTTCGCCGAGCTCTCGGAGGCACTGCTCGATGAGGAAACGACCCTCCGAGAGCAGGGTCTCACTCCGGTCCTCCGACTCCACCCGCCACGCGGTGGTCACGAGGGCATCAAACACCCAACGAAAGAGGGCGGCCAACTCGGCAAACACACGACTGAGGAAATCAACGAACTCCTCGAGTCGATGCGATAA
- a CDS encoding 50S ribosomal protein L18 — MATGPRYKVPMRRRREVRTDYHQRLRLLKSGKPRLVARKSNQHVRAQLVTMGPDGDNTVASAYSGDLEEYGWEAPTGNLPSAYLTGYLLGKRALDADYDEAVLDIGLNTATPGSKAFAVQEGAIDAGLDIPHNDSVLADWSRNRGEHIAEYAEQRDEPLYGGDFDATELPEHFDEVLSTLQEDE, encoded by the coding sequence ATGGCAACTGGACCACGATACAAGGTGCCGATGCGCCGCCGCCGCGAGGTCCGAACTGACTACCATCAGAGGTTGCGCCTGCTGAAATCGGGCAAGCCCCGCCTGGTCGCTCGGAAGAGCAACCAGCACGTCAGGGCGCAGCTGGTCACGATGGGTCCCGACGGCGATAACACGGTTGCGAGTGCGTACTCCGGCGATCTGGAGGAGTACGGCTGGGAAGCCCCAACGGGCAACCTCCCCAGCGCGTACCTCACTGGATATCTGCTCGGAAAACGCGCACTCGATGCCGATTACGACGAGGCTGTGCTCGACATCGGCCTCAACACGGCAACACCCGGTAGCAAGGCATTCGCAGTACAGGAAGGTGCAATCGACGCTGGCCTCGACATCCCGCACAACGACAGCGTGCTGGCTGACTGGTCGCGTAACCGCGGCGAACATATCGCCGAATACGCGGAGCAGCGAGACGAACCGCTGTACGGTGGGGATTTCGACGCCACAGAACTACCTGAGCACTTCGACGAAGTGCTCTCTACCCTCCAGGAGGACGAATAA
- a CDS encoding 30S ribosomal protein S5, translating into MCANYNDGWEPQTRLGRKVAEGEIDTMEDALNSGLPLKEPELVDQLLPGLEDEVLDINMVQRMTDSGRRVKFRCVCAIGNRDGYVGYAEGRDDQVGGAIQKAIEIAKLNIIDVPRGAGSWEDRSDRPHSLTHRTTGKAGSVEVELIPAPAGLGLAATDTVRKILELAGVENAWTKSHGNTRTTLNLAKATYNALENASQARGPRARPDEEPEVAD; encoded by the coding sequence ATGTGTGCAAACTATAACGACGGCTGGGAACCCCAGACCCGTCTCGGCCGCAAGGTCGCCGAGGGCGAAATCGATACGATGGAAGACGCCCTCAACTCCGGTCTCCCGCTGAAGGAGCCGGAACTGGTCGACCAGCTCCTCCCCGGACTCGAGGACGAAGTGCTGGACATCAACATGGTTCAGCGCATGACCGACTCCGGGCGACGCGTGAAGTTCCGCTGTGTCTGTGCCATCGGCAACCGCGACGGCTACGTGGGTTACGCCGAAGGCCGAGACGACCAGGTCGGCGGTGCCATCCAAAAGGCGATCGAAATCGCGAAGCTGAACATCATCGACGTTCCCCGCGGCGCAGGGTCGTGGGAGGACCGCAGCGACCGACCGCACTCGCTCACCCACCGGACGACCGGCAAGGCTGGCAGTGTAGAAGTCGAACTCATCCCGGCACCCGCCGGACTGGGTCTCGCAGCGACCGACACCGTCCGCAAAATCCTCGAACTTGCCGGTGTCGAGAACGCATGGACGAAGAGCCACGGCAACACCCGGACGACGCTCAACCTCGCCAAGGCAACCTACAACGCCTTGGAGAACGCGTCACAGGCACGCGGCCCGCGCGCCCGTCCTGACGAAGAGCCGGAGGTGGCCGACTGA